In the genome of Paenibacillus pabuli, one region contains:
- a CDS encoding immunity 26/phosphotriesterase HocA family protein, whose protein sequence is MRKRYSEGDMFIIPMKDGRFAACQIICALKGRFKKAFSFGVIRIVSDETVSVEDGDFLHYSYGKRESNVIFASPAYLRDGTWKIVGNIPLTLEKEELRVFQCAGHLYCGDEYIRNLQIDEYSQFNTLGVAGFELVQIHLSEMKQ, encoded by the coding sequence ATGAGAAAAAGATATAGCGAAGGCGACATGTTCATTATTCCTATGAAGGATGGCCGCTTTGCGGCCTGTCAGATCATTTGCGCCTTGAAGGGCCGATTCAAAAAAGCATTTTCATTCGGAGTTATTCGTATTGTTTCTGACGAAACCGTAAGTGTGGAGGATGGCGATTTTCTTCACTATTCCTATGGAAAACGTGAGAGTAACGTGATTTTTGCTTCTCCTGCGTATCTTCGAGATGGAACGTGGAAGATCGTGGGGAACATTCCTTTGACTCTCGAAAAGGAAGAGTTGAGGGTGTTTCAATGCGCCGGACATTTATACTGCGGTGATGAGTACATTCGTAACCTCCAGATTGACGAGTACAGCCAGTTTAATACGCTCGGTGTAGCCGGGTTTGAATTGGTGCAGATTCATCTTTCGGAGATGAAGCAATGA